The Chryseolinea soli genome contains a region encoding:
- a CDS encoding MBL fold metallo-hydrolase, with translation MKITFLGTGTSQGVPVIGCRCEVCQSLDFRNKRLRTSIHVEISGQSFVVDTGPDFRQQMLRENVARLDAVLFTHAHRDHTAGLDDVRAYNFMQNSDMPVYGRQEVLDQLKMEFAYAFAKDAYPGLPRITLNQIDEKPFALNGVPVTPLPVLHLRLPVLGFRFGNFSYITDANIIPEETLDRLKGTEVLVLNALQIESHISHFNLSEALAMIDRIKPAKAYLTHISHKLGLHGAVEKKLPENVWLAYDGLQVELR, from the coding sequence TTGAAAATAACGTTCCTCGGCACCGGTACATCGCAGGGAGTGCCCGTCATTGGCTGCCGCTGCGAAGTATGCCAGTCGCTGGATTTCAGGAACAAACGCCTCCGCACCTCCATTCACGTTGAGATCTCCGGCCAAAGCTTTGTCGTAGACACCGGCCCCGATTTCCGTCAACAAATGCTCCGCGAAAACGTCGCGCGTCTCGACGCCGTACTTTTCACCCACGCCCACCGCGATCACACTGCCGGGCTGGACGACGTGCGGGCCTACAACTTCATGCAAAACAGCGACATGCCGGTGTATGGCCGGCAGGAAGTGTTGGACCAGCTAAAAATGGAGTTCGCCTACGCCTTTGCGAAAGACGCCTATCCCGGCCTCCCGCGCATAACACTCAACCAAATCGATGAGAAGCCGTTCGCACTGAACGGTGTTCCCGTAACACCCCTCCCCGTGCTTCACTTGCGTCTGCCCGTGCTCGGCTTCCGCTTTGGGAACTTCAGCTACATCACCGACGCCAATATTATTCCGGAGGAAACGTTGGACCGCCTGAAGGGCACCGAAGTATTGGTGCTGAATGCGCTCCAGATCGAATCGCACATCTCCCATTTCAACCTGAGCGAAGCGCTGGCCATGATCGACCGCATCAAACCGGCCAAAGCCTATCTCACCCACATCAGCCACAAGCTTGGCCTCCATGGCGCGGTGGAAAAGAAATTACCGGAGAATGTTTGGTTGGCCTATGACGGGTTGCAGGTCGAATTGCGATAG
- a CDS encoding NFACT RNA binding domain-containing protein, with protein MHNNHFFLRQLIVPLQKTLTGTVVSECYSQNKDELIIRFETKGDPYFVKASLLSSFSCLSFPETFHRARKNSADLFGNLIGQRVARIFVFENERSFAIAFGNNITLLFKLHGNRSNIILFKDDTIDELFKNNILEDETLKLEQLHRSIDWSYENFAQHQHDLPTVYFTFGKWVWRYLNEQGFNAKTLDERWTAIQNLLQDLNDPSYYVTEADGKIVFSLLATGKITKTFGDPIAAINDFFLTYSQQDTLGREKSSLLSTLKAKLQATENYYAKTREKLEELQGDNNYKTWADLIMAHLHAIKPGTERVTLPNFYQENHPTEIKLKKDLSPQKNAEVFYKKSKKQQLEMQRLHEILEQKRQEREGLKQQLLEAEALTTIKSLRPFAEGLGWSKEKEKQPKPLPYHETEYHGYRIWVGRNAQANDELTLKYGYKEDLWLHAKDVAGSHVLIKHQAGKNFPKDVIERAAQLAAYHSKRKTDTLCPVVVVPRKFVRKRKGDPAGAVVVDREEVIMVEPRK; from the coding sequence GTGCATAACAATCATTTTTTTCTCCGGCAACTCATTGTTCCCCTGCAAAAGACGCTGACGGGGACGGTCGTTTCGGAGTGTTACAGTCAGAATAAAGACGAACTCATCATCCGGTTCGAAACAAAAGGCGATCCCTACTTTGTTAAAGCCAGCCTGTTGTCGTCCTTTTCTTGTCTTTCCTTTCCGGAGACCTTCCACCGCGCGCGGAAGAACAGCGCCGATCTGTTTGGCAACCTCATCGGTCAGCGCGTGGCACGCATTTTTGTTTTTGAAAATGAACGGAGCTTTGCCATAGCGTTTGGCAACAACATTACCTTGTTGTTCAAACTGCATGGCAACCGGTCGAACATCATCTTGTTTAAAGACGATACCATCGACGAGCTTTTTAAGAATAACATCCTGGAAGATGAAACGCTGAAACTTGAGCAGCTTCATCGTTCGATCGATTGGTCGTACGAGAACTTCGCCCAACATCAGCACGATCTGCCCACGGTCTATTTTACTTTCGGGAAATGGGTATGGCGCTACCTGAACGAACAGGGATTTAACGCGAAGACGCTTGACGAAAGATGGACCGCCATCCAAAACCTGTTGCAGGACTTGAACGATCCTTCTTACTACGTCACCGAAGCCGACGGAAAGATCGTGTTCTCCCTCCTGGCCACCGGAAAGATCACCAAGACCTTTGGCGACCCCATTGCCGCCATCAACGACTTCTTCCTCACCTACTCACAGCAAGACACCCTCGGACGCGAAAAATCATCCCTGCTTTCTACGTTGAAAGCAAAATTGCAGGCCACCGAAAACTACTACGCCAAGACACGCGAGAAACTCGAAGAGCTGCAAGGCGACAATAATTATAAAACCTGGGCCGACCTCATCATGGCCCACCTTCACGCCATCAAACCCGGCACGGAGCGTGTCACGCTTCCCAACTTTTACCAGGAGAATCATCCTACAGAGATCAAGTTAAAGAAAGACCTCTCGCCTCAAAAAAACGCCGAGGTATTTTACAAGAAGTCGAAAAAGCAACAGTTGGAAATGCAACGGCTGCATGAGATCCTCGAACAAAAACGACAAGAACGTGAAGGCCTGAAGCAGCAACTGCTCGAAGCCGAAGCGCTCACTACCATAAAAAGCCTGCGCCCCTTTGCCGAGGGTTTAGGATGGAGCAAGGAAAAAGAAAAACAACCGAAACCCCTGCCCTATCACGAAACCGAATATCACGGCTATCGCATCTGGGTGGGGCGCAATGCCCAAGCCAACGATGAGCTCACGCTGAAATATGGCTACAAAGAAGATCTCTGGCTTCATGCCAAAGATGTGGCCGGCTCGCATGTGCTCATCAAACATCAAGCGGGGAAAAATTTCCCAAAAGATGTCATTGAGCGCGCGGCGCAGTTAGCGGCGTATCACTCCAAGAGAAAGACCGATACGTTGTGTCCCGTGGTGGTGGTGCCCCGGAAATTTGTAAGAAAGAGAAAAGGCGATCCCGCGGGGGCTGTGGTCGTGGATCGAGAGGAAGTGATCATGGTGGAGCCCAGGAAGTAA
- the pyk gene encoding pyruvate kinase, whose translation MLEKESFNKTKIVATVGPASNSKEMLRALIKEGVDVFRLNFSHGTHEDHLKVIKNVRELNAELGTQISLLQDLQGPKIRVNEMEPGIVIEGGQTLIITTRELLGNREIVSTSYKTLNKDVKIGDMILIDDGKIELKVKEVRGEDVVTEVVYGGPLKSRKGINLPFTKVSAPSLTEKDLKDLMFGLTNDVDWIALSFVRKAEDIHSMREIMKKHGSEARIVAKIEKPEALSNIDEIIEATDGVMVARGDLGVEIWMEEVPMVQKMLVEKCNKAGKPVIVATQMMESMIENPRPTRAETNDVANAVMDGADALMLSAETASGKYPLEVIRSMVRTIASVEKNAAIYYRFREVDKKSPNYIHDNFVLAACKLAKDVGAKAIVGMTQSGYTAYQSSAYRPNANIFVFTPNKALLNKINLVWGAQAYYYDKTNSTDETIADVEATLKAAGHVKSGDIFIVLASMPIQEKARTNTLKINTVK comes from the coding sequence ATGCTAGAAAAAGAATCGTTCAACAAAACGAAAATTGTTGCCACTGTCGGCCCTGCCTCTAACTCCAAGGAAATGCTCCGTGCACTGATCAAAGAAGGCGTGGACGTTTTTCGTCTGAACTTCTCCCACGGAACTCACGAAGACCACCTCAAAGTCATCAAAAACGTGCGCGAGCTCAATGCCGAGCTGGGCACACAGATCAGTCTGCTCCAGGACCTCCAGGGCCCTAAGATCCGCGTCAACGAAATGGAACCTGGCATCGTCATCGAAGGCGGCCAAACCCTGATCATCACCACGCGCGAGCTGCTGGGCAACCGGGAGATCGTCAGCACCTCTTATAAGACCCTCAACAAAGACGTGAAGATCGGCGATATGATCCTCATCGACGACGGCAAGATCGAATTGAAAGTAAAGGAAGTCCGCGGCGAAGACGTAGTCACGGAAGTGGTGTACGGCGGCCCGCTCAAATCCCGCAAGGGGATCAACCTCCCCTTTACTAAGGTGTCGGCCCCGTCGCTGACCGAAAAAGACCTGAAAGACCTCATGTTTGGCCTGACCAACGATGTGGACTGGATCGCCCTTTCGTTTGTGCGGAAGGCTGAGGATATTCATTCCATGCGGGAAATCATGAAGAAGCATGGATCCGAAGCCCGTATCGTGGCCAAGATCGAAAAGCCCGAAGCCCTCAGCAACATCGATGAGATCATCGAAGCCACTGATGGTGTGATGGTTGCCCGCGGTGACCTCGGCGTAGAGATCTGGATGGAAGAGGTGCCGATGGTACAAAAGATGCTGGTGGAGAAATGTAACAAAGCCGGCAAACCCGTGATCGTAGCCACCCAGATGATGGAAAGCATGATCGAAAACCCTCGCCCCACCCGCGCAGAAACCAACGACGTGGCCAACGCCGTCATGGATGGCGCAGACGCCCTGATGCTTTCGGCCGAAACCGCCTCGGGAAAATATCCCCTGGAAGTGATCCGCAGCATGGTGCGCACCATTGCCTCCGTAGAAAAGAATGCAGCGATCTACTACCGCTTCCGCGAAGTAGACAAGAAGTCACCCAACTATATCCACGACAACTTTGTGCTGGCGGCCTGTAAGCTGGCAAAGGACGTGGGCGCCAAGGCCATCGTGGGCATGACGCAATCGGGGTATACCGCGTATCAGTCGTCGGCCTATCGCCCCAATGCCAACATCTTTGTGTTCACGCCCAACAAGGCGTTGTTGAACAAGATCAACCTGGTGTGGGGTGCGCAAGCCTACTACTATGACAAGACCAACTCTACCGACGAGACCATCGCCGACGTGGAGGCTACCCTCAAGGCAGCGGGTCATGTGAAGTCGGGCGATATCTTTATCGTGCTGGCCAGCATGCCGATCCAGGAGAAGGCACGGACGAATACGTTGAAGATCAATACCGTGAAGTAA
- a CDS encoding IPExxxVDY family protein produces MKKSKLLIDYEFDFELLGLSASAKGYKLAWELNQVLGIQLVKQPDLVVGFKNNEEKSFSYYAYETQLNRLKMFKNRPSEGDPGKYFLIPEFPHYDFIILAAMEEQYAHQHLIQLIKPIASIQLVASIPLEGLKSKSNFIF; encoded by the coding sequence ATGAAGAAAAGCAAATTACTGATCGACTATGAATTTGACTTCGAACTGCTCGGACTGAGTGCTTCGGCCAAGGGGTATAAGCTGGCCTGGGAGTTGAATCAAGTGCTTGGCATTCAACTGGTGAAACAGCCCGATTTAGTGGTTGGATTCAAAAATAACGAGGAAAAGAGCTTTTCTTACTATGCCTACGAAACCCAGCTCAATCGATTGAAAATGTTCAAAAACCGGCCTTCGGAGGGCGATCCCGGAAAGTATTTCCTAATCCCTGAATTTCCTCATTACGATTTTATAATTTTGGCTGCCATGGAAGAACAGTACGCTCATCAGCACTTGATTCAATTGATCAAACCGATCGCGTCCATCCAGTTAGTTGCCTCCATCCCATTAGAAGGTCTCAAATCCAAATCGAATTTCATCTTCTGA
- a CDS encoding acyl carrier protein, producing MSEIAQKVKQIIIEKLGVEESEVTPEASFTNDLGADSLDTVELIMEFEKEFNISIPDDQAENISTVGQAISYLEQNVKK from the coding sequence ATGTCTGAAATTGCACAAAAAGTAAAACAGATCATCATCGAGAAACTTGGTGTTGAAGAATCTGAAGTTACTCCCGAAGCGAGCTTTACCAACGATCTTGGCGCAGACTCTCTTGACACCGTAGAACTTATCATGGAGTTCGAAAAGGAATTTAATATCTCTATTCCAGACGATCAGGCTGAAAATATTTCAACGGTTGGCCAGGCGATTTCTTACCTGGAGCAAAACGTGAAGAAATAA
- the fabF gene encoding beta-ketoacyl-ACP synthase II, whose amino-acid sequence MTLKRVVVTGLGALTPIGNTLQEYWEGLKAGKSGCAPITRFDATHFKTKFACEIKNFDIGNFMDRKEARKMDPFSQYAMVAVDEAIKDSNLPIAGIDLDRVGVIWGSGIGGLLTFQEEMKTYAKGDGTPRFNPFFIPKMIPDLSAGHISIKYGFRGPNFVTVSACASSTNAIYDAFTYLRLGKADIIVSGGSEAAVCEAGVGGFNAMRALSERNDSPQTASRPYDKERDGFVLGEGAGALILEEYEHAKRRGAKIYGEILGGGMSADAYHITAPHPEGAGITKVMQYAMEDSGITPDQIDYVNTHGTSTPLGDIGEIRAIQKVFGDHAYKMNISSTKSMTGHLLGAAGAIESIACLLAINQSVIPPTINHFTDDDDLDSKLNLTFNKAQKREVKIALSNTFGFGGHNFSVILKKVD is encoded by the coding sequence ATGACATTGAAACGAGTAGTCGTTACAGGACTAGGTGCACTCACTCCCATCGGAAATACCTTACAAGAATACTGGGAAGGACTAAAAGCCGGTAAGAGTGGATGCGCTCCTATTACACGTTTCGATGCCACACACTTCAAAACCAAGTTCGCCTGCGAAATAAAGAACTTCGATATCGGCAACTTCATGGATCGAAAAGAGGCCCGCAAAATGGACCCCTTCTCGCAATATGCCATGGTGGCGGTGGATGAGGCCATAAAGGATTCCAACCTCCCGATAGCCGGTATAGACCTCGACCGCGTAGGCGTCATTTGGGGCTCGGGTATCGGGGGGTTATTAACCTTTCAGGAAGAAATGAAGACCTACGCCAAAGGCGACGGTACACCTCGTTTCAACCCCTTCTTTATTCCCAAAATGATTCCCGACCTCAGTGCAGGTCACATTTCCATTAAATACGGCTTCCGCGGCCCCAACTTCGTCACTGTCTCGGCTTGTGCCTCCTCTACCAATGCGATCTACGATGCCTTTACCTACCTGCGTTTGGGCAAAGCTGATATTATTGTCTCGGGTGGCTCAGAAGCAGCCGTGTGCGAGGCGGGCGTAGGCGGTTTCAACGCCATGCGCGCCCTTTCGGAACGCAACGACTCTCCCCAAACGGCCTCCCGTCCTTATGATAAGGAACGCGACGGCTTCGTGCTGGGCGAAGGCGCCGGTGCCCTCATCCTGGAAGAATACGAACACGCTAAGCGCCGTGGCGCCAAGATCTATGGCGAAATCCTCGGCGGCGGCATGTCGGCCGATGCCTATCACATCACCGCGCCCCATCCCGAAGGCGCCGGCATCACCAAAGTGATGCAATATGCCATGGAAGACTCCGGCATAACACCCGACCAGATCGATTACGTGAACACCCACGGTACGTCCACACCCCTGGGCGACATTGGCGAAATCCGCGCCATCCAGAAAGTATTCGGCGATCATGCCTACAAAATGAACATCAGCTCCACCAAGTCCATGACCGGACACTTGTTGGGTGCAGCCGGTGCCATCGAAAGCATCGCCTGTCTGCTGGCCATCAACCAATCCGTGATCCCCCCTACCATCAACCACTTCACCGACGACGATGATCTGGACAGCAAGCTGAACCTCACCTTCAACAAGGCACAAAAACGCGAGGTGAAGATAGCGCTTAGCAACACGTTCGGATTTGGCGGACACAATTTTTCGGTAATTCTTAAAAAGGTAGACTAG
- the rnc gene encoding ribonuclease III → MVWKILKIPKGKSTTDKKLVAAIENIAGFTPSNLELYRLATVHSSIAKENGTGYKESNERLEYLGDAILGAAVADFLFKKFPFKPEGFLTEIRSRIVNREALNLLARKIGVANIVQYDQKNAHLQQVILGNTLEAIVGAIYLDKGYLRTKKFVIDKLINPNYNVDDLVNSDSNFKSKIIEWAQREGKDVRFEILNVKKGRNHKEFTAQVLVNSEAKGTGYGNSKKKAEQDAAFKTCEMLNLLNS, encoded by the coding sequence TTGGTTTGGAAAATCCTTAAAATTCCGAAAGGAAAATCAACAACTGACAAAAAGCTGGTGGCGGCTATTGAGAACATAGCCGGGTTCACACCATCCAATCTTGAGCTATACCGCCTGGCCACGGTGCACAGTTCCATCGCGAAAGAGAACGGCACGGGCTATAAGGAGTCAAACGAACGCCTGGAATACCTGGGGGATGCCATTCTGGGTGCCGCGGTCGCCGATTTCCTCTTCAAGAAATTTCCCTTCAAACCGGAAGGGTTTCTTACGGAAATACGCTCGCGCATTGTCAACCGCGAGGCCCTCAACCTGCTGGCCCGGAAGATCGGCGTAGCCAACATCGTGCAGTATGATCAAAAGAACGCTCACCTGCAGCAAGTCATCCTGGGCAATACCCTCGAGGCGATCGTGGGCGCCATCTACCTGGATAAGGGCTACTTGCGCACGAAGAAATTTGTCATCGACAAGCTCATCAATCCCAACTATAACGTAGACGACCTGGTCAATTCCGATTCCAATTTCAAGAGCAAGATCATCGAGTGGGCACAGCGTGAGGGTAAGGATGTGCGTTTCGAGATTTTGAACGTGAAAAAAGGACGCAATCATAAAGAATTCACGGCCCAGGTGCTGGTCAACAGCGAAGCCAAAGGCACCGGCTATGGCAACAGCAAGAAAAAAGCAGAACAAGATGCGGCCTTCAAAACCTGTGAAATGCTGAATTTATTGAATAGCTGA
- a CDS encoding NAD(+) synthase — protein MKIGGATVNQVPFDWDHNSANIIDAIHEGIRQQVKILCLPELCITGYGCEDLFLSDWLSERAWQELLRIREHCDNITVSVGLPVRLGGITYNGACVISNKTIKGITLKQNLARDGVHYEPRWFNNWPKNETRDVDYHGEKITVGDLMYTIDGIRLGFEICEDAWRKHNRPGYRLYDRGVDLIFNPSASHYAMGKSLLREGEVVTEGSSKFHCVYVFANLLGNEAGRMIYDGDIIIGQHGKLVGVNKRLSFKPYNLMATEINFSEPEKTEILISSDIKDKNEELAQALSLALFDYLRKSKANGYVLSLSGGADSSICAVMVAEMVKRAVAELGWEKTREALRLKPQTDQWQAAVGQLLTCAYQGTRNSSTETYVAAEQLARSVGAAFHRWDIDDEVNSYTKKITHAIGRELKWETDDITLQNIQARTRSPIIWMLANVKRAVLLTTSNRSEGDVGYATMDGDTSGSLAPIAGLSKVFILQWLRWAEQALHHDGLNAVNNLQPTAELRPLERQQTDESDLMPYPVLAEIERHAIQDRKSPLQVFEAMKTTHEAEVLKRHIRKFFTLWSANQWKRERLAPSFHLDDINVDPRSWCRFPILSSGFAAELALLP, from the coding sequence TTGAAAATAGGAGGAGCTACCGTCAACCAGGTCCCATTCGACTGGGACCACAATTCTGCAAACATCATCGACGCCATCCACGAAGGCATCCGCCAACAGGTGAAGATCCTTTGCCTGCCCGAGTTGTGCATCACGGGCTATGGGTGCGAAGACCTGTTCCTGAGCGACTGGCTATCGGAAAGAGCGTGGCAGGAGTTGCTGCGGATCCGCGAACATTGCGACAACATTACCGTGAGCGTTGGATTGCCTGTCCGCCTGGGTGGCATCACCTACAATGGCGCCTGTGTCATCAGCAATAAGACCATCAAAGGCATCACCCTCAAGCAAAACCTGGCCCGCGACGGCGTGCATTACGAACCCCGGTGGTTTAACAACTGGCCCAAGAACGAGACCCGCGATGTGGATTATCATGGCGAGAAGATCACCGTGGGCGACCTCATGTATACTATCGACGGCATCCGTCTCGGCTTCGAGATCTGCGAAGATGCGTGGCGAAAACACAACCGCCCGGGCTACCGGCTCTACGACCGGGGCGTCGACCTCATCTTCAACCCCAGCGCCAGTCACTATGCCATGGGCAAAAGCCTGCTGCGCGAAGGTGAAGTGGTCACCGAAGGTTCATCCAAGTTCCATTGTGTTTATGTGTTCGCCAACCTGCTGGGCAACGAAGCCGGCCGCATGATCTACGATGGCGACATCATCATCGGCCAACACGGCAAGCTGGTGGGCGTGAACAAACGGCTTTCTTTCAAACCCTATAACCTGATGGCTACTGAAATCAATTTCAGCGAGCCCGAAAAAACGGAGATCCTCATCTCCTCCGACATCAAAGACAAAAACGAGGAACTTGCCCAAGCGCTCTCCCTGGCCCTGTTCGACTATCTGCGCAAGAGCAAAGCCAACGGCTATGTGCTCTCGCTGAGCGGTGGCGCCGACTCCAGCATTTGCGCCGTGATGGTAGCCGAAATGGTGAAGCGGGCCGTGGCCGAGTTGGGATGGGAAAAGACACGCGAAGCCTTACGGCTCAAGCCCCAGACAGACCAATGGCAAGCCGCCGTAGGACAACTCCTCACGTGCGCCTACCAGGGAACCCGGAACTCCTCCACCGAAACCTACGTGGCCGCCGAACAATTGGCACGCTCCGTAGGAGCAGCCTTTCACCGGTGGGACATCGACGACGAAGTAAATTCCTATACCAAAAAAATAACCCATGCCATCGGCCGCGAGCTGAAGTGGGAAACCGACGACATCACCTTGCAAAACATCCAGGCCCGCACGCGGTCGCCCATCATCTGGATGCTGGCCAACGTGAAGCGTGCCGTGTTGCTCACCACCAGCAACCGCAGCGAAGGCGACGTGGGCTATGCCACCATGGACGGCGACACCAGCGGAAGCCTCGCTCCCATTGCCGGTCTCAGCAAAGTATTCATCCTCCAATGGCTGCGCTGGGCCGAACAAGCCCTGCATCACGATGGCCTCAACGCCGTGAACAACCTCCAACCCACGGCCGAGCTGCGCCCGCTCGAACGCCAGCAAACCGACGAATCGGATTTGATGCCCTACCCCGTGCTGGCCGAGATCGAGCGGCACGCCATCCAGGATCGCAAGTCACCCTTGCAAGTATTCGAAGCCATGAAAACCACCCACGAGGCCGAGGTTTTGAAACGCCATATCCGGAAGTTCTTCACGCTCTGGTCGGCCAACCAATGGAAACGGGAGCGCCTGGCCCCCTCCTTCCACCTGGACGACATCAATGTGGACCCCCGGTCATGGTGCCGTTTCCCCATTCTTTCATCGGGTTTTGCGGCCGAATTAGCCCTGTTGCCATAG
- a CDS encoding prolipoprotein diacylglyceryl transferase gives MAILSYIIWNGSPEIFTIGRFPLRWYGLLFALAFLITQQILYYIYKKEGKPERDVDTLTIYMVIATIIGARMGHVLFYQPELIWENPLSIFLPFTLHPFEFTGLQGLASHGAAIGILFALWLYSRKKKPGQAYFQVVDRIVILVALAGALIRLGNYFNSEIIGLPTEKAWGVVFVNRFTDAITSPRYDPNGVIESVAYHRNDSLPKGQNGRVPMNIYIFFKKGTSPTQADDFSDRTARHILANTLYEYFDATGTNTVTNTVSLPDGTLATRIVTFGIVRHPAQLYESFACVILFLLLLWIWSRYKENLPQGRLLGIFLIWCFGLRFLFEYLKEPQEAFENDMFLNMGQVLSIPLVVAGIGILWWSFRKKEAAPSSARKNEMQNS, from the coding sequence ATGGCTATATTGAGTTACATCATTTGGAATGGCAGCCCGGAGATTTTCACGATCGGCCGCTTTCCCCTGCGCTGGTACGGTCTCCTGTTTGCACTGGCGTTTCTGATCACGCAACAGATCCTTTACTACATCTATAAAAAAGAAGGCAAGCCCGAACGCGATGTGGACACGCTCACCATCTATATGGTGATTGCCACCATCATCGGCGCCCGCATGGGCCACGTGCTGTTCTACCAGCCCGAGCTGATCTGGGAAAATCCCCTGAGCATATTTCTGCCCTTCACCCTGCATCCTTTTGAGTTCACAGGCCTCCAGGGACTGGCCAGCCACGGCGCGGCCATCGGGATCCTGTTTGCCTTGTGGTTGTACTCCCGCAAAAAGAAGCCGGGACAAGCCTATTTCCAGGTCGTTGACCGCATTGTGATCCTCGTGGCCTTGGCCGGGGCACTGATCCGGTTGGGAAATTACTTCAACTCAGAGATCATCGGATTGCCCACCGAAAAGGCGTGGGGTGTTGTGTTTGTGAACCGCTTCACGGATGCCATCACCAGCCCGCGCTATGATCCCAACGGCGTGATCGAATCGGTCGCATACCATCGCAACGATTCGCTGCCCAAGGGCCAGAATGGCCGGGTGCCGATGAACATCTACATCTTCTTCAAGAAAGGCACGTCGCCCACGCAGGCCGACGACTTTAGCGACCGCACGGCCCGCCACATTCTGGCCAACACCCTCTACGAATATTTCGACGCCACCGGAACCAATACCGTCACCAACACCGTATCTCTTCCCGACGGCACGCTGGCGACGCGCATTGTCACCTTTGGGATCGTGCGGCACCCTGCACAATTGTATGAGTCCTTCGCGTGTGTGATCCTCTTTTTACTCCTGTTGTGGATCTGGTCGCGCTACAAAGAAAATTTGCCGCAGGGCAGATTGCTGGGCATCTTCCTCATTTGGTGTTTCGGACTGCGCTTTTTGTTCGAATACCTGAAAGAACCACAAGAGGCGTTCGAAAACGACATGTTCCTCAACATGGGCCAGGTGCTGAGCATCCCCCTGGTGGTGGCAGGCATCGGCATACTTTGGTGGTCCTTCCGGAAAAAGGAAGCAGCGCCGTCATCGGCCCGAAAAAACGAAATGCAAAATTCCTGA
- a CDS encoding POTRA domain-containing protein, with product MMRAVFLFFACLFFASSVWGAPDSGVVADSLKRAAKRKPAPADTTGHILHVNRIFIVGNRITRDRIVLRELSLKPGDTISSTQLAAVLERDRRKLINTRLFNTVELKPLEFEADHIDLLIDVNERWYTFPSPIFELSDRNFNEWWQNYNHDFDRVNYGLRLYQYNMRGRNETLRLTAQFGFQRRFEIMYRIPYIDRRQKQGLIISADFTEAKNLAYKTLDHKLVYAQADHVLKITRGASIAYTYRGSFYDTHVLKAEYRSTSIADTVTLLNAEYMGKDQTEQQFGVLSYQFTSDHRDYVGYPLRGHHFTGGLVKVGLSKSDNLRKFEMNASYSRYIELKNNFFLSNNTVAYWSTPNTLPYSNYSALGYGRQFVRGYEVYVIEGPWYALNKTTFKKRIFSHIYNWNAMPIRQFRYIPLSIYLKSYADLGYVRNYPNYTNSYRLADKVISGVGLGIDVVASYDAVLRFEYSFNAEGGHGFFFNLKREF from the coding sequence ATGATGCGGGCAGTTTTCCTTTTTTTTGCATGCTTATTTTTCGCTTCGTCGGTTTGGGGCGCTCCGGATTCCGGGGTGGTTGCCGATTCGCTGAAGCGTGCGGCTAAACGCAAGCCTGCGCCGGCCGACACCACCGGTCATATCCTGCATGTGAACCGCATTTTTATTGTCGGCAACCGCATCACCCGCGACCGCATTGTGTTGCGCGAACTTTCCCTCAAACCCGGCGACACCATTTCCAGCACCCAACTGGCCGCCGTCCTGGAACGCGACCGCCGCAAGCTCATCAACACCCGCCTTTTCAACACCGTAGAGCTCAAGCCCCTTGAATTCGAGGCCGACCACATCGACCTGCTCATCGACGTCAACGAACGATGGTACACTTTCCCGTCACCCATCTTCGAACTGTCGGACCGCAACTTCAACGAATGGTGGCAAAACTATAACCACGACTTCGACCGCGTGAACTATGGCCTGCGGCTCTATCAGTATAACATGCGCGGACGCAACGAAACTCTGCGGCTCACCGCCCAGTTCGGCTTCCAGCGAAGGTTCGAGATCATGTATCGTATTCCCTACATCGACCGGCGGCAAAAACAAGGGCTCATCATCAGTGCCGACTTCACGGAAGCCAAAAACCTGGCCTACAAAACGCTGGACCACAAACTGGTGTACGCGCAGGCAGACCACGTCCTGAAGATCACCCGTGGGGCCAGCATCGCCTATACCTACCGCGGCTCCTTCTATGACACACACGTCCTGAAAGCAGAATACCGCAGCACCTCCATCGCCGACACGGTAACCCTTCTCAATGCCGAGTACATGGGCAAGGACCAAACCGAGCAACAGTTTGGGGTGCTCTCATACCAATTCACATCCGATCACCGCGATTACGTAGGTTATCCGTTGCGGGGTCATCATTTCACCGGAGGATTGGTAAAGGTCGGATTAAGCAAGAGCGACAATTTGCGTAAGTTCGAAATGAACGCCTCCTACTCCCGTTATATCGAACTGAAGAACAACTTCTTCCTCTCCAACAACACGGTGGCCTACTGGAGCACACCCAACACGCTCCCCTATTCGAACTACAGTGCGTTGGGCTACGGACGACAGTTTGTGCGGGGCTACGAGGTGTATGTGATCGAGGGACCGTGGTACGCGCTGAACAAGACCACGTTCAAGAAGCGGATATTTTCACACATCTACAATTGGAATGCCATGCCCATCCGGCAATTCCGGTACATCCCGCTTTCGATTTATCTGAAATCCTATGCCGACCTGGGCTATGTGAGGAACTACCCCAACTACACGAACAGTTACCGGTTAGCAGACAAGGTTATTTCGGGGGTTGGTCTGGGGATCGATGTGGTGGCCTCGTATGATGCGGTGCTGCGGTTTGAGTATAGTTTCAACGCGGAAGGGGGGCATGGGTTCTTCTTTAATTTGAAGCGGGAGTTTTAG